A stretch of DNA from Takifugu flavidus isolate HTHZ2018 chromosome 13, ASM371156v2, whole genome shotgun sequence:
gatggaggcgtggatgagccagaggatcattagcatgcaggaaGAATTTCATAAGAAGCTcttggaggagagagaagaaccAAGGTgagatgagtgagagagaggagagagtgagacagcagcttgagagagggatgagggaagagagggacaactgcttgaagaagcagctgtccACATTCATtgagtcctggcagaccgacGCTCAGcaatggaaaaaacaacagtcagagctgcaggagaaactccAGGAACAAGAGAGCCTGcgaaaacagcaagaggaggagagaaagcaggaaactgagcgcttccaagagaacttccagcagccttgggtaagcagccgcagatttgtttgtcctgTCACTCCTGgctttg
This window harbors:
- the LOC130536119 gene encoding mastermind-like protein 2, yielding MSEREERVRQQLERGMREERDNCLKKQLSTFIESWQTDAQQWKKQQSELQEKLQEQESLRKQQEEERKQETERFQENFQQPWTLPVFVLPASPVPRKTDLLSVSDHALCFRVSSFNLLPRLAPHQYLCLAARLWTPPLGHFTKSKPIPFP